The proteins below come from a single Desulfuromonas acetoxidans DSM 684 genomic window:
- a CDS encoding lipoprotein, putative, whose product MNYAIRLLLIAVLLCAGCAKTGHHYTDPAVGLGYIKKIAILPLENFTARKGIEERSRELLTTRILGHGLYEVVEKGELHRFLRDEIRSNEKELIDQRVAKRMAREFNIEAYIAGSVDEFTEVRNGSYTYPEIAISLRMVDIKTGNVVWKASHHANGYSTAGRLFGLTAEDTNSVLFRLIDDLLATLSES is encoded by the coding sequence GTGAACTATGCCATTCGCCTGCTACTGATTGCCGTTTTACTTTGTGCAGGATGTGCCAAAACTGGCCATCACTACACCGACCCGGCGGTCGGCCTGGGCTATATCAAAAAAATCGCTATTTTGCCGCTGGAAAACTTTACGGCACGCAAAGGCATTGAGGAACGAAGCCGTGAACTGCTGACCACCCGCATTCTCGGCCACGGTTTGTATGAAGTTGTGGAAAAGGGGGAACTGCACCGTTTTCTACGCGACGAGATCCGTTCCAACGAAAAAGAGCTGATCGACCAGCGTGTTGCGAAACGGATGGCGCGCGAATTCAACATTGAAGCCTATATTGCCGGCTCAGTCGATGAATTCACCGAGGTGCGTAACGGCTCCTATACCTACCCTGAAATCGCCATCAGTCTGCGCATGGTGGACATTAAGACCGGCAATGTCGTCTGGAAAGCCAGCCATCATGCCAATGGCTACAGCACAGCCGGTCGTCTGTTCGGCCTAACCGCCGAAGACACCAACAGTGTCCTGTTTCGCCTGATTGATGATCTATTGGCAACATTAAGCGAGAGTTGA